The stretch of DNA CCCAAATAACTAGGCTATCTGAATTGTGATAGGTCCAAATACATATTTTATGTTTACTGCTACCCGTCCAGGGCCGTAGTCTGCATCAACACGAACAATTCAATGATTCTGCACTGCCCTGTTTCATTTAGCCATACGTTAGAGGCATTTCTTAATTCCAGGAACTGATATTAAGATCTTTGCCTCCATCTGCGAATAATTCTTGATGTATAACGGATCTTTTGATTTGTGAAATTGATAACTCAAAGGGCCCAAATAATCGGATCGATCCCAAGTGTTGTTTCCACCTAGGTCTTGCAAAAGTTCAACTGATGCGATATATCAACTTTGCTAGCTCGTGAAATATAAAATTTCATTGCATGAGGTAATTGCTCAACAGCGGCATGTGAACTTATGACGGCATCACAATCTGCAAGTTATTTTGACACTTTTGTTTGTGGGGGAGTTATTTTAATTTCCAGCCTTCCAGGTAATTTACTATGTGCACATTTAGTTACATGAATCAAGTATATTGATGTTTGTCCATAATTTGCTCTCCATTGTGCACATTTAGTTACATGAATCAGGTATATTGATGTTTGTCCATAATTTGCTCTCCATTGTGCACATTCAGTTACATGAATCAAGTATATTGATGTTTGTCCAGGATTTGCTTTCGAGTTTGCTTTCCATTGCCCATTCTGAAAGTTTCCTGTCTCATGAATTTACCCACTTGGTCCAAACCCTATTATCATACTCAGTGACCCTGAACCTTTAATGTCGTCACTGATTTCTGCCAGGTTGTTCCAATACCTGATGGGCGCAAACCTCAACTCTTCCAGGATCAGAATGACGACCCCTATCCTAACAAGCATCGTCCCAGGCGCGGGGCCTCTCCACTCTTCGGCCTACTTTGTCCGGCTCTACTTGCCATTAGAGTTCCAAGCTTCCCCTCCTGTCCCTCTCCCGGAGCTGAACCTACATCCAGATAGGTGGCCAGGCCACTGCGTCGCCGTCAGGAGCTTCTCAGGCTACGCACGCGACCACAATGTCGTCGAGGAAGCTGAGAAACTCGCCTTGAGCTTGAGCCGGTCACCGTGGGGGAACTCCACGAATCACCCTAGCAAGAACGCCTACTCCATCGCACAGTACAACAGCCCCTTCCGCATCGTCGGCCGTGTCAACGAGGTGTGGTTCGACGTCGACTGCAGATCTGCTGGTGTGGAGGCTTATTAAAAAATGCTCTATGCAGTATGCCATCACCATAAAACCAAGCGAAATGCGGCACCGTGTAAGCTTTGTAGCTTTGTATATACTAGGGGTTGGGGCGCCACCCGGTGGCGTCTCCTAAGTGAAAGCTGGGCGGTGCTAGGTTGGTAGCCGCCCATGCCAATTGCTTTTTTGCTATCTTGTTAACACATGGACATGACATGAAAGTAAGAAGTTGCTTTACAAATTTCAGAAGAGCTAAATACTAAATGACACTTAAATACAAGGAGATTAGGGCATCTTCAACGTGGATCACCAAACTGATACCACCAACTAAGTCCGTGGACATCCGTATTTATCAAAGTGGACACGCACTTTATTTTTACAACGCAGAAGCGGGACACTGAGCATAATAATAACTAAAAACCAAAGAAAAAGATTACTAATTCCCACTTTATTTTTACAACGCAGAAGCGGGACACCGAGCATAATAATAACTAAAAACCAAAGAAAAAGATTACTAATTCCCGTCAGAGGTAAGGTCGGCAACGCCCTGAGCACATCCATCGTAGCCTTCTTCTGCCACTTCGCAGATTCAGGGGGAAACTGATTGACCACCCAACTCGACGCTTGCCAACTAAGAAGGCCTTGTTAATTTGTTCTACAAGTAACTCAAACAAACTCGCATACAGGGCTTTAGCAAGAGTGAAGTTCAAATCCATCCCATGCAAATATCAAAAAGATAAAAACTGACAAATGATAAATCAAAGGAAAATTCAACATCTGTTTTCATGTAAGCAAATTTCAAACACAATAGGCTAATGCGAGATTGAGTAAACTCAAGGTTGGAGCATATCTAAAAAGTGTCAAAGTCACTATGCTAACTACCATAATTATGCATATCATGGCAACATAATTATGCATAAAAGGTCTTGTTAATTTATGAGTTTTTTTCAACTGTAAAAACACAACTATGCAGACCAAAAGAATTCTATGGAATCCCAAGTAGAGAAATTATTGCCATGAACCATGGAAAAAATACTATGATACTGGAGCATATATGAAGCCCATAATTCCTTTTAGATGATACCTTTGCATAAAACTCGTATAGTTTGTGTAGGAAAAACATGTGATTAGGAAACAGTATCATGTGGTTTACCAAGGATATATAATGGGCTTGTTAACATCCTGGCGATAATTGAACAACACAGCAAGACAACAAGTGTCATAATTATATTTATTGGATGCAAGTGAAACTGAAAGGCATGTACATGCTTCGAAGTTGTTTCTTTGTTTACTGGACTTTAAAGCAACACAGATTATTTTGGTCAAATGGACAAACAAACAAATTTCTTGGGTCTGAGGCTAGAGCAACGACCAAACAGACATCATATAAGCGACTAAATATATAACATTAGCAAGCCGCGTAATATTTAACATGACATGGCTAAATAACAAAATCCAAGAGAGCAAATGGTACCTAAATCACACGGGGCTTCCATTGGTGGAAAATTGCTGGTTATCAGCTATTTGTTTTGACACATTTCCAGGGAACTCTGTTCGTAATAGACATAGTAAGTTGAATATATGTCCTTTACCTACAACAAGTATAAATACTGAAAATAACTCATAAAAAGTTTCCCATAAAAGATTTCAGTAAGTTGTGGTAGGAATAGCATGGCTTTTAATGGTATAGAAAGCCAAATAGAAAAAGGTAATCACACTCGTAACAAACAAGAATACAACATTGAACTCACTTCCTCATGGACTGGAGTTAGTCAACCATATTCGGCACCTTTTGAAATAAATGAGGATCCTCGGCTACCGTAATGTTGGCTTGTTGTAGCGGCGGGGCATGGCGTTTGGCGCGGCTAGGTCTGGGTTCAGTCTGTCGAGGCCCTTCATGACAACTTTGTAGGCccaggccccttcatcatcacaaGGATCATGCGCCAGGTCTCAGAACTTAACATGCATCACGGAGTGCTTCCATAGCTCACTATCCATCTGCGATTCACCGGGGCTCTGTGGCAACTTGGTGGCACAACATGTAACCTTGGTATCTCACGCACACCCAGGTGGATCATCACCTGACAAAATTGAAGCTGGAAAGTATTGAAGGTTGTATGTACATATAGCAGCTAACAGTAAGTATGCAGATATAGTAGGACCAACAAAATGTTACCTTGACGGCATGGCAACACAGGATCTCCTGCTCCTTGCACATGCACATGAATGCTTCACCGTCTTCTCTAGCATTGACCCCATATTCCAACCTAGATCATTTTTCCCTGGTTTTACTGTTGGGATGCGGTGCTATGTATTTCAAGTTGGCAATTACTGCCTCCACTAAGAAGGGTTCAGATTCACATATGGTTTGCACAGACAGTTCATACACTTCTCCTGTGTATACCTGGCTAGCGTGCTCCTCGGTCGGTAGATTTGTCCTCAAAACAATCTCATTCTGCACGAAAACAATAAAGAAACACACTTGATATATGAGCAGATCTTTGGGATTGTACAAAAAGAGATGTTCTCTAGTAAAAAAACAAATTTATGGATTAAATTAGTTAAACACATAGATATGTGCATATCCTGATCAACTTTTATATAAAGCTAGATTGCAATGACATAATTTTGTTAATTCTTTCCAGTAGTTGGAGGGGCAAATATCTAAATATCCATCACAATACCAAAAACATGAACTTCCAAAGAGTACGCCCTGCTAACATATAGCTATGCAGGAGAACAACAACAAAATGGAGCATCCTTATCATAGAAATATAACTTCTATTCAATGGAAAAGATGCACTGCCCATTCTCAAGATGCATTCGATATGTATGATGCACACACATGAGCTAGGTATCAATTTCGATATCATGGTTATGACAATAATGGGCTATACTCACTGGTTCCAAAATTTTAGAGATCTGATAGTGGAAGCATTCTAGATCCAGCGCTAGTGGGCACTTACGCAATTGTAAACTTCTTTGTTGATGCACATCGCCCAAGATAACCTTCGATGTCCCAAACAAACTGAGCTCACGAACCAGCACCTTGAGGACCCACGAGCACTTACAGATCTTGATGCTTTAGATTAATCTGTCAGCACACACTAAAAGTATCACACATAAGTATCAATTAGTAGCCGGCAAATTTAGTATTGTGCTAATCACATCGAATCAGGAAGATAACAAAACAAAATTCATAACTAATAGTATAAGAAAAACTTCTCGGTTATAGGCCTAACTTAACTGATTAGAGTAGAATGCAAAA from Triticum urartu cultivar G1812 chromosome 3, Tu2.1, whole genome shotgun sequence encodes:
- the LOC125543452 gene encoding heme-binding protein 2-like; protein product: MERQHPAVPLLPVLLLLALLSPAARGSESPQYATVHAESDFEVRHYRDTVWMSAPSDDTSFHVATKLGFHRLFQYLMGANLNSSRIRMTTPILTSIVPGAGPLHSSAYFVRLYLPLEFQASPPVPLPELNLHPDRWPGHCVAVRSFSGYARDHNVVEEAEKLALSLSRSPWGNSTNHPSKNAYSIAQYNSPFRIVGRVNEVWFDVDCRSAGVEAY